GCTTCAGCGGTTCGGTCACGAGATCGGAGCCGGCGGCGCGCGCTGCGGCGACGTCGAGCTGGGGAGGTGCCTCGTCGTAAGCAGCCTTGGCCAGTATCGCGGCGTGGCGAGCCTGTTCGCGCGTCTCGGCAACCACGGCGAAGAGCGGCTGGCCGTGATGCAGGATGTCCTTCGTCGCAAAGACCGGTTCGTCATGCTTGTGCGTCGAGGAGATGTCGTTCGCGCCGGGAATGTCGGCTGTGGTGAGGATCGCGAGCACGCCCGGTGCAGCTTCGACAGCCGACAGGTCGAGCGACAGCAGCCGGCCATGCGCGATGGTCGCGAGCCCGAGATAAGCATGGGCGAGGCCGGCTGGCTCGGCGATATCGTCGATATAGAGGGCTTCGCCGGCGACGTGCTTCTCGGCTGAATCGTGCTTCAGTGGCGAACCGACGATCGGCCGCGTCTCGCCAAGGTCGAGTCGTTTGCGCGCGTCAGCCATGGGCGGCCTCCGCCAGCAGGCCGGCAACGCGGGTCGCGGTTTCAGGATGGGTCGTCTCGATCAGGAAGCGCCGCAGCAGGTTGCCGGCAACCTTGAGGCGATAGGCGGCCGAGGCCCGCATATCAGAAAGCGGTGTGAAATCCTGCGCCAGCGCCGCGATTGCGGCGGCGACCGCGGCGTCGTCCCAGGAGCGGCCGAGCAATGCGCCTTCTGCCGCTTTGGCCCGCTTCGGGATGCCGGCCATGCCGCCATAGGCGAGCCGTGCTTCGCTGACCCGGCCGGCGCCATCGAGTTCCAGATAGAAGGCGCCGCAGACGGCCGAAATATCCTCGTCGAAGCGCTTCGAGATCTTCGAGACGTGGAAGAGCGCGTCCGTCGGCAGCTTCGGCACCAGCACGGCTTCGACGAACTCACCCGGCTGCCGGTCCTGCTTGCGGTAGTCGAGGAAGAAGGCTTCGAGCGGGATGGTACGGCGGCTCCCGCCCTTGCGCAGCACCAGCGTCGCCCCGAGCGCGATCAAGGCCGGCGGCAGATCGCCGATCGGCGAGCCATTGGCGATGTTACCGCCGATCGTGCCGGCATTGCGCACCTGCTCGCCACCGAAGCGGCGTAGCATCTCGTCGAGCTGCGGGGAGATGCCGGCCAGCGCCTCGCGCACCGCAATCTGGTTTGCCATCGCACCGAAGCGCAGATGGTCGCCTTTGTCCGAGATCGCTCGCAAATCGTCGATCCGGCCGAGATAGATCACCGGATCGAGCCGGCGCATGCCCTTGGTGACCCACAGGCCGACATCGGTGGCGCCGGCGACCAGAGTCGCCTGCGGGTGGACGCCGATGAGCCCGGCCAGCGCCTCGACGGTGGCGGGGGCGTAAAAATGGCGCTCTCCATTGCCGATCGAGAGTGTCTTGCCGTCCGCGAGCGCCTTCAGCCGGGCGATGACCGCAGGTATCCCTGCGATGAACCGGTCTTCCTCGCGCTCGGCGGCGTCCATGCGCTGCGCCGCCGCAATGATCGGCTCGTAGCCCGTGCAGCGGCAGAGGTTGCCGGCAAGCGCGTCCTCAATGCGCTGTACGGATGGTGCCCGCTCGTTCAGCCAGAGCGCGAACAGCGACATCACGAAACCGGGCGTACAGAAGCCGCATTGCGAGCCATGGCAGTCGACCATCGCCTGCTGCACCGGGTGGAGCGCGCCGTCCGCGCCCCTGAGGTGCTCGACGGTCAGGACATGGCAGCCGTCCAGCGTCGGCAGGAAGCGGATGCAGGCGTTGATCGCCTCATAGCGCAGTTGCCCGCCATCGAGCCGGCCGACCACGATGGTACAGGCGCCGCAATCGCCCTCGGCGCAGCCTTCCTTGGTGCCGGTGCGGCGGCGGTCGAGCCTGAGCCAGTCGAGCACGGTACGGCTCGGATCGCAGGACGCGATCTCGATCAGCTCATCGCCGAACAGGAAACGCACGCTCTCACGCATGGCGGGTTGGTGCATGGCGGTCTTGCCGCTCGCAGATCGGATTCATGCCCCAAGATTAGGCACGTTCGCGGCTTGGCCGGAAGCTTTGATTTGGTGCAGATATGATCGCGATTTGAGCCGGAGCGGCGAGCCTTGAGCAAAGACGGTGCGATCTCGGCCCTGCGCGGCCGGCTTCTCTGGTTCGTCGGTGATCCGCACGAGACGGGCGAACCCGCGCATCGCTATGTCGAGGACGGGCTGCTCGTCATCGAGGACGGCCTGGTCCGAGCCGCCGGCGAGGCGAGGGAACTGCTGCCGACGCTGCCGGCCGGTGCCGCGATCACCGACCACCGCCCGCATCTGATCATGCCGGGCTTCATCGACGCCCATATCCACATGCCGCAGACTCAAGTTGTCGCCTCCTATGGCGCGCAACTGATGGAGTGGCTGAACAAATACACCTTCGTCGAGGAGCAGAAGCTGGCGCAGCAGGGCCATGCCGAAAAGCTCTCAGCCTTCCTGCTCGACGAGTTGCTGGCGAGCGGCACGACGACGGCCGCGGTCTACTGCTCGGTGCACAAGCAGTCGGCCGAGGCCTTCTTCGCCGAATCGCACCGACGCAACACCCGCATGATCGCCGGCAAGGTCATGATGGATCGCAACGCGCCGCCGGCGCTAACCGACACCGCCGAAAGCGGCTATGCCGACAGCAAGGAGCTGATCGGCCGCTGGCATGGCAAGGGCCGCCAGCTTTATGCGATCACGCCGCGCTTCGCCGTGACTTCGACGCCGGAGCAGATGGCGGCGTCACAGCGGCTGGTCGAGGAGCATCCCGACTGCTTCGTCCAGACCCATATCAACGAGAACCGGGCCGAGATCGCCTTCGCTCGAGAGCTCTATCCCGACGCAGCCGACTATGCCGGCATCTACGAGGATTATGGGCTGCTCGGGAAGAAGAGCCTGCTCGGCCATTGCATCCACATGACCAAGCGCGAATGGCGCGCCTTCGCTGAGCATGGCGCCATCGCCGTATTCTGCCCGACCTCGAACCTCTTCCTCGGCTCAGGCCTGTTCGACTGGGATCGCGCCCGCCGCGAGGGCGTCAAGGTCGCGGTCGCCACGGATATCGGCGGCGGCACCTCCTATTCGATGCTGCGGACCATGGCCGAGGCCTACAAGATCCTGCAGCTCCAGGGGCAGTCGCTGTCAGCCTTCGAGGCGCTGCACGCGATCACGCTCGGCAACGCGGCGGCGCTCGGACTCGATCACT
This sequence is a window from Bosea vestrisii. Protein-coding genes within it:
- the xdhA gene encoding xanthine dehydrogenase small subunit, coding for MHQPAMRESVRFLFGDELIEIASCDPSRTVLDWLRLDRRRTGTKEGCAEGDCGACTIVVGRLDGGQLRYEAINACIRFLPTLDGCHVLTVEHLRGADGALHPVQQAMVDCHGSQCGFCTPGFVMSLFALWLNERAPSVQRIEDALAGNLCRCTGYEPIIAAAQRMDAAEREEDRFIAGIPAVIARLKALADGKTLSIGNGERHFYAPATVEALAGLIGVHPQATLVAGATDVGLWVTKGMRRLDPVIYLGRIDDLRAISDKGDHLRFGAMANQIAVREALAGISPQLDEMLRRFGGEQVRNAGTIGGNIANGSPIGDLPPALIALGATLVLRKGGSRRTIPLEAFFLDYRKQDRQPGEFVEAVLVPKLPTDALFHVSKISKRFDEDISAVCGAFYLELDGAGRVSEARLAYGGMAGIPKRAKAAEGALLGRSWDDAAVAAAIAALAQDFTPLSDMRASAAYRLKVAGNLLRRFLIETTHPETATRVAGLLAEAAHG
- the guaD gene encoding guanine deaminase, which produces MSKDGAISALRGRLLWFVGDPHETGEPAHRYVEDGLLVIEDGLVRAAGEARELLPTLPAGAAITDHRPHLIMPGFIDAHIHMPQTQVVASYGAQLMEWLNKYTFVEEQKLAQQGHAEKLSAFLLDELLASGTTTAAVYCSVHKQSAEAFFAESHRRNTRMIAGKVMMDRNAPPALTDTAESGYADSKELIGRWHGKGRQLYAITPRFAVTSTPEQMAASQRLVEEHPDCFVQTHINENRAEIAFARELYPDAADYAGIYEDYGLLGKKSLLGHCIHMTKREWRAFAEHGAIAVFCPTSNLFLGSGLFDWDRARREGVKVAVATDIGGGTSYSMLRTMAEAYKILQLQGQSLSAFEALHAITLGNAAALGLDHLIGSFEPGREADIVVLDPAATRMMAHRLETVRDLAEELFVLVTLGDERNVVATYVAGERAGLPSFSGAA